aaagtCATATTTGCGGACAAAGAGTTCACATCATTAAGGATGAAGCATCACGAGTTCTTAGTGAATTGGAAAGCCCTTGGAGACAAAGAAATCAATTAAATTTTATTGGAATACTTGCAACCGTCCATTGACAAAGATGAAGAGTACCTAGGTCTAAGTTTGTGAGGATGTCGACCACATAAGTGAGGGAAAAtgtcacgagccaagcttgttgagggcattatgcttgcctgtgaccgctcgTCTTATGTGCATGGGATGggttaccatcatgtaaatagtagtataGGTTTGTTAATTGTGTCTCAATGCCTTAGTGTAGAATGAGAGTATCACTCCTTAGTCATTTTGATGTTCCCTAGTGCCAGAGCTAAAAtcgcatataaagctctttaggagagGGTGGCTGTTCATCAGTCTTGTAAAGCTCATTGGCTTTTGTAAATGTGTTAGCGTACTTGCTTCCCTAACTGGGCAAACGTTGCTTATGAAAGTtgtgttaatgaattatgttgcgTTAATGTCTACCGcatgcttgtcatttgcttaCATGAATTGCTCACAACTTTCTCTTATTTCTCATTCAACTGCTATGAATGTGCTATTGTGGTAAACTATGGTATACtttggctgactagttaagcaaaagtgctttagctagtgttgcacgacccttcacaaggtgtttagtgtttagttcgTGACACTTTGACAGCAACATGTGATGCTCAAGAGGTCGGTTTAGATTGAAGGAAAGACCTTTGGTCTGAGATTGGATGAGGATGGGGAGATCCTTTTTTCGTTCGTGCTCATGAATAACATTTCTTGTAACAAGTGGTTTTAAATTCTTGAAAGAGGCAGTTTTTTGGTTTGCCGATGGTTTATTAGTTTTCATTCGGCTAGTTGGGGTTCTAGAAGTCTTCGTACGTGAAATCTATAGTACTAGATGTCGATTATGTGGACAAGGGTTGGGAAGTTTATGGAATTTGGAGTTAGGTCTAAGGTGGAAAGGCAAGAATTTTTTAGTGTTTATTCTTGGTGGCGTAGAAGGGTTGGCTGGCGAAGTTTTTCATCATGATTTTTGCAAATTTGCAGAGGATTTTCATTATGATTTTAGAGGCATAGGTGATGCAAGCACTTCAACTCCCAAATTGTGGAGTCAGGTGATGTTGGAAGGGAAGAAAGGCGAAGGTTGTGCAAGCTGAATTCAACTACAATAGATCTGCCTTCAGCGTGGGGGTGAGTTGCAATTGGAGGAATCAGGTGTGCGTTTCCAAAAAACACTACAACTCGATTGGAGGTGACCATATTGGGAAGGTATCTAGGGTTTCGGAGGATACTGCGTTCTGGAAAAGGCGGGTAGGGTTGTGCTTGAGGATGATGAGCCTAAGAATTTTGGGCCGGGTTGTCTGCTTGTCATTTTGGCTTTGGGCCAGGTAATTGAGATAGGAGAAGCCTCTCTTTTAACTAAGTAGGACCACCTAATTGAATTGGCCCATTGTTTAGGTAATAATGCTTCGGGCCTTTCTTTGGGTTCAAATGAGTGCTCCTCTCTTATGGGTCTTTTGCAGTTGGGCCTTGTCTCTAAACATGCCCATTTGAAGGATAAGGGTGACCAGGCTACTTCCCTATTTTACCTTGTAAATGAGTAGGTCCAATTACATTGCCATAACTCATAGAAGTAGAGTACAGGAAAGTAGGATTTTCAATCATTTGTTAACAAAGTTGAGAGTCTTTCTCTAGTTCTCAAAGATATGCATGGAACAAATCAATATCTGGAGCATAATCAAGAAGATATTAGCTTGGTTTTAGAACTCATTTCTGGTGAAATGATGACAAAAACAAGGGTGTCAGATTGGTTGATGATTCTAGTCTTGTAGAGATATTGGAGGCTGGTGTTGCcaataataataaagaagaagTTGGTTTGGGGAGGAACTTGATgtttaaagttttaaaaagtttgaaaaatctaaGAGTCCTAAGGTATACGCTCATTGGAAGGCTGCTTTGATGGGTGCAGAAGAGAGGAAGTTGTGTGAAGAGAAGAGAGCATTCCAGTGAGATAGTGAAAACAATTTTACGAAGAGATTCAAAAGGAGACTTTATATTGTGGAAGATATACATGCTAAGATGGGGGGTATATCTAGTGATGGAATTAGTGAAGgaaaggaggctaagaaatgCAAAGATCTTTTAGATAAATGATAGTGATGACATTAGTGAGTTTGATTGTGATGGGGGGTTGCCTTTGGATGAGATTCAGGAAAAATATGGATACGTTTCTGAGTCCTGTGATGTACTTCAAGATTTCTCATATGCACATCCATCCCCattggaaggattggaggggcGGTTCTAGTTTTGAAAACGATGGGTTGGTTAATAAACTGCAGTGCAACGATGGAATTCTATCTATACTAGTAGAGGAGATTTCTGGGGAGGATTTGGAAGTTCAAGATCTTATGGATAAATTGGGTTTAAAGATATATGAttttggaggaaatgaagtgtgCTTTGATGGGAGTAAAAGCAAATTGAAAGGGTTTTAAGGAGTTAGCAAACTTGAAGTGTTCGGTGAATTATGACGGAAAGGGACTGAAAAGGGGTTTTTTTGGTTAATTGTATTTAATTTGAActgatttattattatattttgggTGGACTTCCTAGGGAGAAGAACTCATACGTATTACTACAAAGATGTTTTTTAACACTAAATTATCCAGACACAAACTTCCTTCCCTTTTACGCTTTCAAACTATGCGGGGGCTCACAAGATGGTCTCTATTCGTATTATCCACCCTTGACCATCACATGTCTCTCATGTAGCTTTTCTAATTTTTGAGTCATCCTTACCAGAATGGCAGAATCCTAAATGGAGGGAGTGTAAGTACTACTGTGGAGGAAAGAGAGACAAGCCTGAATTAGCATTACTAGATCGCTTAATGGAAACAATGCTCCTTTCTATCCAGCGCTAAATGTAAGAAAAGCTCTCCTTCACCCATGTAACCTCCTAGAGACTTTCTCGTACACCCAATCCAAAAGGAGGGAAAAAAGTTGAAGAATTACTACATCCTGAGGGAATATGCTTAGACAAGAGCTTGACTAAGAACATGATATCCTACCAAACTGCATTATGGTGTTATCCAGTGGACCACCCATTGTTACATAATAGACAATATGGCCATTAGGGGACTGCTGCGGCTGTTACAGGACTgctgcaatattttttttttattttttaaaatatattttataccttttcttctcattttcttcCATTTTGCAGATCAATCTCGATCAGATAATGCATTTCGTTTTGTTATTTATCACACATATGACTAatgaagattttaaaaaatataatttttcagTTGATGGCATTTTAAATGATTTATTTCTCATAATAAACTCTGTTAgccgaactaaaggatccaagaTAGATTAAAAATCTTTGTAATAAGAGTGAGAGACTAAAAACATGCAAGTGTAACAGTATTTGTAAGTAAGGTTGTTTGTGCTTGAAACAATTCACGGTTGTTACACCCACTTCTTGCAATGTAATATCTGTCCCTCCTGACTTGCAGTATCCCCGTTGATGTTACGTTACCTGCACGATTTAAAACCATAGTAACACAAACCATAAATAGTGGAGAGATGAAGCTCGTAAACCACAGACAATCAGGTCCATACACAGAGGTCAACTATTCTCTCCCCCTCGTGCCCAAAAGGACTGACACAAAATACTATGGGCCTGTCAATCCTTGTGGCAGACTAGCATCTCAAATCACCAGGCTCTCAAAAGAGCCACTAGAATGCCTTGGCCAATGAAAAAATGAGCCCCCCAGTTTTGGTTCCTGTGGCATAAGAATATTAGGGGAGGCCATACAAATGACCCCCTTTAGTTCATATATTAGGATACCCCTAACCTTAGGGGGTGTCAGCTCAATGCaagcatttgatttttaattgGTATTTTTTAATGGCTTAGCATCTCATTTTTAAGGGGCTGTTTGGCAATATTGAGCAAagattaaaaactaaaaataaaaaactggCAAACTCTTTGGTTCATATtttcagataaaaaaaattaaaacctaATTGAATGCAAGTTCATATTTGTATggattcaaattttttaaaaaatatatgataaaataatgaaaatattaaagaatacgaattagaattattattataaaaaatggaaatgaatCATAATTATTTTACGTAATTATTATTTCTTACACACATTTTAGTGCTCCAAGAGCAATCCTATtgtatattacaattgaaaaatggcaatttttttttgaatgacttactatttttctagtgtttagaaaattttcttatataattttttgattataattcaaattcacatgattattttattttaattttttattaattatgcACATAATGATTTAATGTATAAAAATAAATTCTGAATATTGAAGTATGCGGCAACTTGTTTCCCcaataattgaaaatcataaaaacctcattttcagtttttgCCACATTAGATGAAAACTAACAACAGAAGCAGAAAATTAGCAACATAGAAAAACATTGTCTTTGCGTCTTCACTGTAGAGCAgtgaaaatagaaatgataccaaCCCTAAGTTTATGATGAATTTTTATTATGTTTACACAAGCGTCAACATTTAGATTGGTAGTATAGGATGGAGATAAAGTAGATTGGTAGAATAGGATTCAAATAAAGTAGATTGGTAGTATAGGAATGAAGTAGTAGGAActtaaaatttcatttaaaaaaaaattactactGAATTCAGTGGCAATATTATTCAATTCAATTTTTTGCACTTTTGTTTGCTTTATTGTCATCCGGGCACATGCACACAAACAAACATTTTTTTATCCATGGAATTTGTCATTTTTTGAAACCATGATATTTCAATTGAAAATTTGCATGTGCTTGTTTATTCTGctgtttaatttttttagtttattcccATACTATCTTCTTGTGTGTCATTGAGGCAGCAATTATTCCATATGATAATTTTCCAGTATGACATttgcataatttattttttccataTGATTATTGGCTCCTTCCACAGGTACTTCCCTATGATCAACTGATGCAGGAATTGGATGTCATCAACGTACGTCAACTTGAAGATTTTCTCATAAATGAGTGCATGTATGTGGTAGGTATTGTTCAAGCTGGATTACATGGTTCCCAGTTCACCTGTTGCTATTTTTAGTTATGTTTGTATGCTCGGTATTAAATGACTAGAAACAGGTGGTATTATTTGAAATACTGTTTTAAGGAGGATTTAACATTACTCAATTTATgacattaaaataaataatttcttTGCTGCTTCTGTTTTTCAATTGTACTCTACTTTTTTAAACATTTGAAATAAGTCAGCCTTGCTTGAGCAAGATCATAGTTTTCTTTTCAAATGAGAGAGAATTTTAACTATAACCCCTTACCTTTTCAATTTGTCATATTCTGCTTCCAATTAACATTTATACAAGTTCTATAactcgttcttgcttgttttgTGTTAGGCCTTGATTCCTGTGTCAGAAAAAATTTTTGTGAACTATGTGACTAATACAATATGTATTTTTGTTCTTCATTTTTGTAGGGAATAGTTAGAGGGAAGCTGGATCAGTTGCGTAGATGCTTTGAGGTTTGAACTTGTTGCTCACTGGTTATGGTATCTGAAAATCTGTATTCTGCTACTAAATATAGTTATTTTTGTCTGTGAAGGTTCAATTTGCAGCAGGGCGGGATCCGAGACCGGGACAACTGGGGAGTATGATTCAGACATTAACAAACTGGTATTGCGTCCGGATCCACTGATATTTAGTTTAGCTTTTCTGTTGATATTTTGAATGCACTTTTCAGTGGCCAAATGACCATCAACATCTACAGCATGCAGCATATGTGTTTGTAATCACAATTGATCAACCACTGTTGTCTCTAGCTTGGGTGTTTGGATAACACACAGTGAACCATCTTGTGACATGCTGCCATCTGTATACTGGTCTTAATACTTTGGCTAATCTTTCCCCAAAGCATATGAAATTGGTGCTCTTAAGGTTTTTCAGATTGCAGAAACTTGATCTTTCTTGCAAGTCTAGGCTTTTATCCGTTCTTTTTTTAATATCTATTTTTCCCTGGGTTGAGTCTGGTGAgatcagtttatttatttatttttgtagattattttattttctaattttttgtatgtgacattaatttttttaattttattttgcatTGCCTGCTAATGCTTTAGCATCAAGCTCAGCCTGTCTATCACATTGACCCAACTCCCTCTACATGCCTGGTTGGACCTGTTAGTTTGTCACGTAAGACGAAGTGCTTATGAGTAGTGGCCTATGATGGTGCTCTGTACTGGCACTGAAAAGATCATGTATTTTTTTGTGTTCATTGGTGGTTTGGTGAACTCAAACCAGAAGGTCACAGGTTCAAGTCATGGAAACAGCCTCTCCAAATTGTGGAGGTAAGGCTGCATAAATCATGCCCTCCACAGACCACTGATATGGCAGGAGAGCTTTGTTCCGAGTGTTGCACTTTTTTAGGTGGTTAGGTGATCCATCCCTGTAGTGTGTTGATTGTTGTGGACTATAATGCCCTGATTCTTGGCTATAGAGGTTTTCTCCTGGGATTTAGTATGGATTAATGGGTGATGTTCTTTGATTTGCTATTGGAGCTTTGCCCTACAGTTGCCATTTGGATTAGATATTTCTAGCGGGGGTGACTTGCACACATCTGATGTCATTTTAACATGAAATTTTGAGATGTTCTTAGATTTCTGTGACATTTTTATGATGGATTTTTTTTCCCGGGTATTATTTACAATGTTTATAGATTGATCGTCAATTCTGAGTTATCCTGTGCAAAATAACTCCAGGATCTTGAATTTGTTCCTTTGCACATCCAGAATTGGACATGTGAGCGTCTCTTGGACATAAAATGTTATTTTACCTTAGTGATGTTAGTTTACGTAAGTGATGCTATGTTTAGTCTGTATCCAGGATTGGACAAGTGAGCGTCTCTTGGAAATAAAATGTTGTTTTACCCTTCATTATCACTTGGGTCCTCCTAGGGAAATAATCGCAAGTGGCCCTTCCAGCATTTTTTCTTATTCCATCCTGCAGGCAGGTGCAAATGAATTGGCCTTTTTTCTTATTCCATTTGAACTATGAGTGAGTCCAGATACAACACTAATGATCAGTGAGAATAAGAATTAGCTTTCTATTCTGCCTCTATATTCTTTTTCAACTTTTCATTCTATTatgatttttatgtgattttagTTTGTTATGTTCaattctttatttaattttattgtatGTTGAAATAGGTTGGCTACATCAGACAATCTGCTTGTCTCAATTCAAGAAAAGATAAAGTGGGCAGATACTATGAGTGAGTTGGACAAGAAGCACCGTAAAGATGTCGAGGACAAGGTGGACGAAGTAAAGAAGTCACTTGCCCTCAAGGTCTGTTGAATCCAGTTTTTATACTTGGCTATCTATTTCTTCCTTTCTCTTGTTATTAAAATTCTTTTAAAACTGAGGTACGTGCAGTTTCTTTGATCGTGTTTAGATTTTTTGTGGAAATGAAAATGTTTGATTTCGTTTCCTTTAGTTTTTTAAAGGTTGTGCTTTTATTGCAAGCAAATGGCATTGTTGGAAGAAAATATTTGAGAAGTTTTAAATagttttgtttgcaaaattttcaaaacaatttttcccTGTGGCATCTGTATGCATGCTGACTAGTGCCCATGCACGTGCATGCACATGTGCCTGGGCATGCAAACACTCACACAAATGAGAAAAAAAAGAGAAGGGGGATTGTGTATTGGGGGTTTGGATAACTCCAAAAATGCGACTCTGCTGTGTCCTTTTGGGCCTGAAATTTGAGACTACTACACATGCAAGCAAGAAGTGAAGTtgatttgaactttgtaatgctATCATTAAATTCAAATATTCAATTGTTATGATTTTATGCACGTGATACATAACGCATATATATTCAAATACTGGGATATATTGCTCGATGTGTCTTACTTACGTTGTGGCAGAAGTTACACACTGTAAGCAGGCCGACATTGACTTCCGAGGGCATGAGGAGATCTACTCTGAACCTGGTGGAGTAATGGACTATGAGGAAGACCGAAGCCGGCCCAAGAGGTATCACTGCACTGCTCTTTTAAAATGTGATTTGAATTGTGATGCAATTTCTCTTTACTGCCTTTTTGGGCACTATGCTCATCCACCTTGTCATGTTTGAGGCACTGTTAATGCTTTCTAGTGTAAAAATTATGGAATATAATGCTATGCATGTATTGGTGAATGTAGACTCCAAAAATGATTGTTGTtgcagtgcatttttgttttcttgGGAACCCCATAGTTATCAGTTAAGGTGCTCTGGTTAAATAAGGGCAAAAGACACCGACCTGCAGCAGAAAGACTCAAATCTcttttgaagtttcaaaaatctcatgGACCTTCCTTGAGGTTCcacaaaaagacacaaaccttccCTGAGTTTAAAAAATCGCACACATTTTTTCTGACATTTGGTTTTTGGGGCATTTATGTACCTTCTGTGCTCGTCTTTTTGTCAAATATGAGGGAAGGTTCGCATCTTTTTAGCAAACCTCCAGAGAGGTCCGTTGGATTTTTCAGATCTTAGGAAGGATGTCTTTTTGGCCAAATCTCATAGAGGCTTTTGAGGTTTTTGAAACCTGGTCTGCATTTTATCGCATAACTCTTATGCTGCGTTTGGGAGcatgggtttcgggttttggatttggatttgaatagatttggacaaaattcaataTGATTTTGTATGACGCTTTCTAAATCCACAAATTCAAATCTTGAATCCATTCAAATCCAAGGCCTCTTTTAAATATAGGGTTTagtatcttttatttttttgaaaaactcagCAGCGTAAGCATGGCAAGAAAACTAATTTTTGTTGAGGAAAGACGAAACTAAATAGTTCTCCCTGGAAACATGTACATCCCTTTAGGGTGCCCCCTGTTCTGCTGTTTGATTATGCCTGTAAAATGCAGGAGGCGGCATCCATTATCTTGAAGATAAATCAGAGTCAGATTTCCTTGGACAGGTTTTCAGGCAATTTGCCAGTTTTCAGCTCGTGGCATTCAGACTGCACATGATTTCTGCTTTTGGAGACTCGATGTCGAAATTGTCAGAGTTGCTTTAGACTGCATATTTGACAAATTGTTAGCTTGTACTGAACCCTGTTATTAGTCCTAAGAGTTGGTGAAAAGGTTGTCGGCATCGGGTGGTGCGGCTGAAAAAATTTTACAGGAACACAGCAAAATTGTAATCTAAATTACTGTGCTTCATGATGTTGCAATGTTGCACTTGATGCTACATTTGGGAGCAACTATTTATTATTTGTTTAGATGCTTCCCTCTTCATTTGTTGTCATCTTTCCCCCATCTTCCTTGGGACCAATTACTTATTTGTTTTTGTAGATTTCTCTTCTTAGAAGCACTAACAGAACTTGTTTCTATTGTCTTGGTTGAGCCGTGGATGTGCTGCCCTTTCACCATTTATTTACATGGTGAAATGTATCTTTTcaaattattatgattattttatgcTTTTTTGTACTTGAGGATTTTGTTTGATAAATAAGAGGAAAGGAAAAGTAAATAATGATTTAACTTATTTTCTATTGTGTTCTCTTTTGGACAAAAGACAACCTTTCCTGAGGTTTGACAAGcggttttgaaaattttaggaaTATGTTATGAGGTTTTAAGAATTTTAGGAATCGAGGTTCGCCAAAGTGacttgttttttaaaaattttttatttttattttacaaaataagtCTTTGCTGTCGaggtttacatatatatatatatttctttttttttttgtcgtgtgttaaattttactaaaaatttgtgatatttttaaaattttaggaaaagttaatggaatttttgaaatctgagAGATCTTTGTCGTGCCTTCCAATGCCAAATATCAGGGAAAGTGTCTTTTGTCCCTCCCTTTCTAAcgcattaaaaataaaaaaacttgtaACAGTATGATTAATAAAGTTAAACAGTTAATGGcatgtaaaattaaaattgattttatcGAATAACAATATATTTTGCTTTGTTTTCTTTAAGAATGACAAGAAGAGAATTTCTTTTTCATTCTGTTATCAGTGGAATTGGACAATCCATTAATCCAATTTGAGGAAGAAAcgaatttttttttcccttctctttcaGGATTCATTTGAAAAAACATCTTGTGAGATGAGGAAACAGGACGGAAAAGAAGGAAGATTTTCCAGAGATGTGGAAGTTCTGTGTCATAAAAAACATGTGCAATATATTTGGTTGGGGATAATATTTTCTAGAGCATGGTACTGTATTtacagtgttttttttttttaattgtaaaaGAGAAATTAATGAAGAGCattttgaaattataattttactttTACAAAAAATAACTCTCTTTTACTTGACGCACGAATATTTTTTGTAAAGCAAACTCAGGAGTATCGTCTTTTACGATTCATAAGATGGTTTCAACGTAAAAGATGATTGTTATTTACATTAGATGATGGGTGGATTTGCAGAGTGAGGGTGCTGAGTTGATTCAAAGTCGCTTGTGTAATTTTGCACATCAGGGCCTTCAGCATTTATCATTTGTTTCTACTCAGCCAGCTCGTTCGGCCTCCACAGTTGTAAAGTGCTAGCATTTTCATGTCTTTAGGTGTTAAAGTCTTTGAAAATATGTTGGAGTGAGATACGAGTGTAGTAAAAATTGTATTGAGAACATAATAATTATGACAGACGTTATTCATGTAAATACTTgtcttatttcattcaatataaAATAGAATAAGAATAACCTTACGGTATGAATTTCGAACCTTAAACTTGAATTTTGttaatttggataaatttcaatataattttatattacatttcatTCAAATCCAATATAACTCTAGATCCAAGTTCTTTCCAAACAAAAGGTAAGCGTTTttgagtaaaatttaaaaatagtcaTTGAGTTTGAGttacatagagagagagagagagtggtaaaaaaaatataaaaaatcacTAGTTAAATCTCAAGAGTcggaaaattggaaaaaaaaaaaatgaagggaaAAAAATATGGGGACTTTACCTCGTTATTCTTATAGGCTTTTCACGATGATTAGTTTATTCAATTAGTTTTCTTATTAAGTCCCATCGTTAATTGTTACCAGATATCTTTCTTTATTGAATACATCGGAATAAAATGAAGAATAATttactaaaaatttatttaattcaattacATTTCAGTCCTGCATACCAATCAAACATCAAGTAAGTAATTATCTCATAAATGTGGCCTTCGTGGGCATGGAgtggtggaaagacatcagcacgtaagaaggaatATCGAATGTttaattccaggtagatacattcacggagccagcggtacctatggatggtgagaatttactctgtgagctagcggggaccgtggatggtaagagtTTGCTCTGTAAGCCAGCGGaaactgtggatggtgagagttttctgtgagttagtggggaccgtggatggtaatggagatgtgtcccgggggtcggattgaccgaacgtccaactgatgcacggaagccgtgtccCATTTCAGACTTTACTTGATCAAcaagacctagggggaggacgctgatccgtaagtttggtgccgcaccagagAGTCCGAAGGActtgttggtggttggagttcctatgtaataaaaaaaaaaaaacgtaaatATCTCATAAATGAATTTTGATTTTAACAATTAGTTTCAAACAAAACCATATAAATCATCCAAGTTTGACATTAAAAACTTCCATTCACTTCTTCTGCTCAAAATCTCCCCCTACCCAATTCCAATTTGGCTTTTTATAAACCATCTCTTGAGGACAAGCAATAGGGGCAAAAACATTTATGAAACGTTCAATAATGAAGTGATTTTCATACATTCAGATTTGTTATGCTGGCTTGTAAAGGAAGTGTGAATGTCAAGAGCCAATTATTCATTCTAATGAATGATATATTGCAATATGCCCAATATGAACACATATTTGCCCAATTCTAGAAACCccagattttattattattaattgagATCAATGCTTTTACTTGTTATTTTTTTTCCTCGTATTTCATTGTATGAGGGAGCATCGATTCGACATTTATCTCCTGTAGTCCTTAGAAACACAGATTTATTTTGGAGcctgaatttaaatttataccaatttgaaagaaattaagGTAGTGTTTCAGAGTATGCATTTTGAATCATTgatttggatttggatggatttgaaaaaatttaatacaactttatattatatcttaCTCAAACCCAATACAACTGCAAATCCAAAATCTCTTCAAATATAatgtaaataaaattttatatcattattAGTTTGTCGAATAATTTCTCCCTAATAAAAAGGGTTATAACCCGTCAAAGACCCTAATAATAAGAGTGAAATATGTAAGCATTCTAAATTTCTCTAAATTAAATATTCCTAACATCTAATTTTATTGAATTAGACATAACCAAATCATTGTTTCGACAATAATCATGTTTTACATGCCCCTAATATTTGTGCACTATATCAAAGAGACTGTGTTTGCATTGACCTACTTGAATTTTTCTGACATCTATGAATTCCACGTTTGTTTAATTTATAttcaaattaataattttttattaagaaATTTAGGATAAAACTCTCTTGGA
This region of Malania oleifera isolate guangnan ecotype guangnan chromosome 10, ASM2987363v1, whole genome shotgun sequence genomic DNA includes:
- the LOC131165750 gene encoding COP9 signalosome complex subunit 7 isoform X4 codes for the protein MDIEQKQADLIDHFAKQASSHKGSALAPIIVEATSHPSLFAFSEILAVPNVLELQETENSVYLDVLRLFAYGTWSDYKTNDGRYLQLNPDQVLKLKQLTVLTLAETNKVLPYDQLMQELDVINVRQLEDFLINECMYVGIVRGKLDQLRRCFEVQFAAGRDPRPGQLGSMIQTLTNWLATSDNLLVSIQEKIKWADTMSELDKKHRKDVEDKVDEVKKSLALKVSRSEGLTYVVAEVTHCKQADIDFRGHEEIYSEPGGVMDYEEDRSRPKRRRHPLS
- the LOC131165750 gene encoding COP9 signalosome complex subunit 7 isoform X1, producing MDIEQKQADLIDHFAKQASSHKGSALAPIIVEATSHPSLFAFSEILAVPNVLELQETENSVYLDVLRLFAYGTWSDYKTNDGRYLQLNPDQVLKLKQLTVLTLAETNKVLPYDQLMQELDVINVRQLEDFLINECMYVGIVRGKLDQLRRCFEVQFAAGRDPRPGQLGSMIQTLTNWLATSDNLLVSIQEKIKWADTMSELDKKHRKDVEDKVDEVKKSLALKADIDFRGHEEIYSEPGGVMDYEEDRSRPKRRRHPLS
- the LOC131165750 gene encoding COP9 signalosome complex subunit 7 isoform X2, whose product is MDIEQKQADLIDHFAKQASSHKGSALAPIIVEATSHPSLFAFSEILAVPNVLELQETENSVYLDVLRLFAYGTWSDYKTNDGRYLQLNPDQVLKLKQLTVLTLAETNKVLPYDQLMQELDVINVRQLEDFLINECMYVGIVRGKLDQLRRCFEVQFAAGRDPRPGQLGSMIQTLTNWLATSDNLLVSIQEKIKWADTMSELDKKHRKDVEDKVDEVKKSLALKKLHTVSRPTLTSEGMRRSTLNLVE
- the LOC131165750 gene encoding COP9 signalosome complex subunit 7 isoform X3 — encoded protein: MDIEQKQADLIDHFAKQASSHKGSALAPIIVEATSHPSLFAFSEILAVPNVLELQETENSVYLDVLRLFAYGTWSDYKTNDGRYLQLNPDQVLKLKQLTVLTLAETNKVLPYDQLMQELDVINVRQLEDFLINECMYVGIVRGKLDQLRRCFEVQFAAGRDPRPGQLGSMIQTLTNWLATSDNLLVSIQEKIKWADTMSELDKKHRKDVEDKVDEVKKSLALKLHTVSRPTLTSEGMRRSTLNLVE